The following coding sequences lie in one Girardinichthys multiradiatus isolate DD_20200921_A chromosome 13, DD_fGirMul_XY1, whole genome shotgun sequence genomic window:
- the stmn2b gene encoding stathmin-2b: MAKTAIAYKEKMKEISMLSLICSCLYPESRKNILGDFEDMDIKPINKRASGQAFEVILKPPSPTSDVAHCITSPPRRDISLEDIQKKLEAAEDRRRSQEAQILRILAEKRDHEREVLLKAMEENSNFSRMAEEKLQVKMEQIEENRQAYLAAIMERLQEKERHAQEVRRNKELREELMP, encoded by the exons CTTACAAAGAGAAGATGAAGGAGATCTCCATGCTCTCACTCATATGCTCCTGTCTGTACCCCGAGAGCCGCAAAAACATTTTGGGAGACTTTGAAG ATATGGACATCAAGCCAATTAACAAGCGTGCATCAGGTCAAGCCTTTGAGGTCATCCTAAAGCCACCATCTCCTACATCTGATGTGGCTCACTGCATCACCAGTCCCCCAAGGAGGGACATTTCCCTGGAGGACATCCAGAAGAAACTGGAGGCGGCCGAGGACAGGAGGAGA TCCCAGGAGGCGCAGATCCTCCGAATCCTTGCCGAGAAACGTGATCATGAGCGCGAAGTGCTGCTGAAGGCCATGGAGGAGAACAGCAACTTCAGCCGCATGGCTGAGGAGAAGCTGCAGGTGAAGATGGAGCAGATTGAGGAGAACCGGCAGGCCTACCTGGCGGCCATTATGGAGCGCCTGCAGGAGAAG gAGAGGCATGCTCAGGAGGTGCGCAGAAACAAAGAGCTGAGAGAAGAGTTGATGCCGTGA